Proteins found in one Triticum aestivum cultivar Chinese Spring chromosome 4D, IWGSC CS RefSeq v2.1, whole genome shotgun sequence genomic segment:
- the LOC123099488 gene encoding uncharacterized protein: MAWCSRAWLTLFLLACCALVQRSYGSRLSPREPKNPGVLSPPMIHGAVETEPRRRDDGATEVRPSTVKGTTGHHGADADGGGESSEQRKGSRPPVLQQALGRMLGSKLARRILGGEAEDSAAGPSCHSNNAHITCAPPAQH; encoded by the coding sequence ATGGCATGGTGCTCCCGCGCCTGGCTCACGCTGTTTCTTCTTGCGTGTTGTGCCCTTGTGCAGAGGTCCTACGGCTCGAGACTGTCTCCCCGGGAGCCGAAGAATCCCGGGGTCCTGTCTCCACCGATGATTCACGGCGCCGTCGAGACGGAACCACGCCGCCGCGATGATGGGGCGACCGAAGTCCGGCCGTCGACGGTGAAGGGTACGACTGGTCATCATGGAGCAGACGCTGACGGTGGTGGTGAGTCGTCGGAGCAGAGGAAGGGTTCAAGGCCGCCGGTGCTGCAGCAGGCGCTGGGAAGGATGTTGGGTTCGAAGCTGGCGCGGCGGATCCTGGGAGGGGAGGCGGAGGACTCGGCGGCCGGGCCGTCGTGCCACTCCAACAACGCGCACATCACCTGTGCCCCGCCGGCGCAACACTGA